The DNA window CAGGCATCGTGCCCACCTTCACCATCAGCCTCGGGGACATGCGGGTGAGCACGGTAAGGAGCACCCCGGCGGGACAGGAGCCTCTGGGGACCCGGAGGGGCCACCCCGGCACCTTACATCCCCCGtgctctgtcccctgcagctcccccctGCCACCGTGCGGTCCAAGCGGTGGTGGCCCCAGGTGGAAAGGGGCAGCCAGGTGTCACCCAAGGTGCTGAAGCTAGAGCACAACACCACGGCGGCCTCCAGTGAGCCCAGTTCAACCCAGAAGGACGGCAGAGGGGAGCCCAGCACCTCCACAACCAGCCACAACCGCAGCAGCGTCCCCAAGGCTGGCAGGAGCCGCACTGATGATgcaggtggggagaggggatggggacccccaccccaaatTTATGGGGGTTTCCCCATTTTTTCTCAGCCTCTGGGCACCCCGGTGTACTCAGGGCCTTGGTCAAACCCCGCTGgggcagagaaggggaagaggaatcccatggggtggggatgggtgCAGCCCCATGTCCTGCCTTCAACATCCAAAAACCAAGCCTGGGGCACGGCATGGGCGGCTAATTGGAGTAATTAGGAGCTCTGGCTGCCTGGCTTCATCCCCCAAAGCTTCAGCCCCGTCCCGTTCCTCCTGCAGAAGACACCAGCATCATCATCTGCAGCTCGGAGGACAGTGAGGAGGACACGGTGGTGAGTGTGACACCAGACCTGCCTCCCTGCTGAGCCGCCACGCCGCACGCGGAAGAGGCAGTGGGCAGCCGCTGCCACCGTCCCCGCGTCCTGCCCACGCTAAGGACCGGGCTGCCTCTCCTCGCCCCCTCTGAAGCAGCCAGGGTCACCTCCCCGCTCTGGGAGGCAGCAAAGCCCGCTTGGATTTTGCTCGGAGGTGGGGTCCCACGTGGCAGCATCCCCAAATTGACCTCAAGGGGCATCCCGACGGCCTCTTCCTTCCCGAAGAGTCCCAGCTCTGGGCAGAGGGACAGCTGTCTGGCTCGGACTCTTCCCCAGGAAAGAATTAAAGGATTAAAGGATTTAGGAGCCTGAAACCATCCTTGATATCACCCCCAGCAGTTCTTCGCCAGGGGTCACTGAGTCCCCAAGAGGGGGCAGATATGGGGATggaggatggggatggaggatggggatggaggttaccaattccttttttattttttcccctaagctTCAGATAACACAACCCTCACCCCTctgcagggagagctgctcaaagccccactCCTGTAGTGCTGCTTTCCCTAGGAGATTTGTGCCATAGCCCCTTCGCCACCCCGCGCCAAGGGGATTAGCGCAGGCTTCCCTGGGAAGGTTATCCACAGCTCAATACCCATTTTTATAcgaaaatcatgtttttaagTTGAATGTAGCACCTGTGCtcatccccccccaccccccatgcAGGGGTCGTTAGATGGGATGGGCCATGGGATCCCTGCCAGGATCTCCACACCACCAGCATTTGCAGGGGGTCCCTTTGGAAATGGATTTGGGGCCAGGGGTGGGTTTGCAGAGCTGGCTGAATGAGGGGTTAccagccttcttttttttcttttgtataagTTAATCATGCAGAAACTCTTATTATTCTTCAATAAAGCTTTTTCCAGACCAAATCCTAGCCCGCTGCTGACTTCCTGATtcatttgcctttgcttttttccttgcttttccgATTCACCTctaacaggggaaaaaaagtcgGGCAAAAAATCCCTCCCTGGATCCCATCTGCACACCCTGCTGCTCGGAGACCCATCTCCCCCCTCTGGGAGCACTTGGATTTGCTCCCATGCTCGTACATGTTCTCCTGGCCACGTCTCCAGCACTCCGGGCGGGGGATGTTTTGGAAATTACCCCAGTGAAGGAGCAGAGAGGCAGTGTGTGGGGAGCCACGTGTGTGGTGCAGGATTGTCCCTGGGGAAAAAGGGAGCAAAATCAAGGTTGGAACCTCCTGAGTGCATCGCCCTTCCCGTGGGGAAACTGGCACCAGGGATGTCCACcttgtgcagggatgggatttGAGCCTGGAGACACTCAGCCTCCTCCTGGGCCCATTCAGTCCCCTTTTCCCCCAGAGGCCAAGCAGACCTTTTGATCCTTTGGTACCGCGAAGTTGCTCAGCCACATTGACACCCCAAATTTAGGCACCAGCTGCACCCACAAGAGGCACGCAGGCAGGGACAAGCCCCCGGCCGTGCACAGCGTGTCCCTCTGGCCATCGCCTGGATCCCCCCCACGCTCAGGACCAGCAGCAGTTGGGGCTCTGCTCTTTCTCACTTGCCCCCTGGTTTTGGGCTCTCGATGTGGGTCCCCCCACACCATCCCTGGTGGTGTCAGAGCATCAGCCCCCACGGTTCCAACGGCCCTGCACACCAGCAGGTCCCTATCCCACGGCCGACGCTGCACCCAAGGGTGCTCCTCACCCATTCCCAAGCCCAGGCAGGTAGGTGGGACTTGGCCACCTTCTCCCCTCTCTTGCAGGCCTGCTGCAAGCCTAAGGACAGCGTGGAGCCCTCCAGCCCCGCACGGTCCAGGAGCAGCACCTCCCCACACCACGGCCCCTGGGACGACAGCTCGGAGCTCAGCACCCTGGTCTTCCTCAGCGTGAAGACCaaggtgctgggagctggaggaggcgTGAGGACACCGGGGGGGGAGCTCAGCCGCCCTGGGTGCGGGCACCTGGGGGCGATGAGgacctcctgcagcccccgcaccgagctgctccagcaccttggTGCCACCATCTCCAACATCTCGTGtgctcagctgctcctgcaggtcctgacccctctctgctcccaccaCAAAAGCACTCAGGGTTctggggcagccccacgggGGACGAGCCACCCCATCAGAGCAATTAAAATCCTCGTAAATTAAAGGATGCCGGGCAGCGAGGTGTCTctgctcctccttctccctttcccccgGGGGAACTGGGGACACGCAGGGCTTTCCAGCGCTGTCACCAGCCCGGGCGCGACACGCAGTGCGCCACAGCCACCGCCAGGTGTCCCCTTTGGACAGCCACACTCGCACACCCTGCTTACTTCTCATTTTTGCACAAGCGTGTGCAGGCACCCACGCGTGCACCATCTCACCTCCCTGCCCGGCCACCCCTTGGCATCCCTCCCGGAGCCCCTGCCCGCCGGTCAGGccctgcaggctcctgctgcagctggggaacTGGCATCTCTCGTGCCCCGGGGATTCTCCGGCGTCTAATCCAGGGTTGTGCGCAGGGAGCAGCCTTAGCAGGCACTTGGCTACAAGGGGCGCAGCCCCCAGAGCGCTGGCCCCATCTGTTTGCTGTCACTTGGCCTCATCAAAGTCTTGTAAAACAATAGCAAAGTCAGCGGTCTGCGGGAGCCAGATTAGCCGTCTAGTTGCCCTGAGCTGCCATAAACCCCATCCAGGTGGCGAGGAAAGGGCTCTGGTGGCATTGGTTGCGGCAAGCCCAGCCCTggaggaaggggctgcagctggggtaCCCCAGTAGGGAGGGGTAAGGGCTTTCTGTGCACGGCCAGGCTTGCGCAGGCTGGGAGAGTCAcgaacagcaacagcagcctcCCCATGGCAGCCCTGGGGACCGCAGAGACCCCAGCTGGGTGTGGGGATAAGCTCCCCATGATGCGCTCCCAAATTTCCGAGCCATTCCCCCAACTTAGCCTTTTTTTTGCAGAAGTGCTTTCTTTACAAGCTGGCACCCAGAAGAGATGGACTTCAGGCACTGGCAGACCAAGGGTGAAGAGACGACAGCAAAAACCCTTCCTGCAGGGGTAGAAACATCCCTGCGTGGAGATCCCAGACCCCTCTTGGGCCTCCCACCCAAATCGCCCTTCAAGGCCAAAGTagtaagaagaaagattttttatttttttttccttaagagcAATAAATAACTCCCCTGAATTAAGCGAATCTCCTGAAATGATATATAATACGCTGCTTGCCTGATTGGCTGTTATTAATAATGCATTGCTCAATCTAAACCATTCATAAAATGACTCCCTGCTAGCCCTTAGCAAAGTGCTTTGGgactggcaggaaaaaaaaaaaggcaagaaggagCAGCATAAATCCTTCCTGTTTATGAAAATGGATTTCTTCCCCCAACACTCATGCAAAACTAATTAGAGCCAAAGGGCCAGTTGCTCTGCATTTGATTACAGCCTGCAGGATCGCTCAGGTTGTATGGCCAGGGTGGGGGGAGATCCAAGGCAGGGGAGGATGTGCCCCGGTGAGCCTGAGCAAGGTTATCTGGGTTACATTCCTAATAATATCTATTTGCTAACATCCAAGCAGGTTTGGATCCCAGGGTTGAGAGCAAGGATTGGGCAGCCAGGACTCTTAAATATTTGGGGGAAAGCTGAGGGAGAAACCCCACCGCCTCCAGCCAGGCCCTGTCCCCAGGATGCTCCCAGCGCCACGACCTGATGCACTCACCTGGTCTTGGAGGAGATGGGATGAAGCTGGAGAACCCAGGAGACCCGACCTGGaggcttgcttttcttcttcttaaagATCCAAGCCCCCTACCCAACATGGTGAGGAGGGCTGCTCCCCCAGGTGCTTCCAGGCTGCAGGTGCGCATCCAGGGGTGGAAACCAGCAAGTCCCCACTGACCTCAGGGAGTCCTCCAgcggggggctgcccccagcagcaccagcagagctgccttggccagcaccagctgaggatctggccctCAGCTGAGCTTCTGCATGTTTAGGGGCACGCGGAAGGTTAGGGTACCTGGGGCTGAGATGTGGTGTGGGCAGGCTGatggctctgcagcctgctctgtcatccatccatctgtctgtccatccgtccatccatccatccatccacccacagACCCATCCGTGCACTTCTCCATCCACCCACAGACCCATCCTTGCACTCCTCCATCCATCCATGGACCCATCCATGCACCCATCCCCGTCTCCATTCTCTGCTGTCCTCTCTTGGACCTTTCCCTTGAGGGTCCCAAGAGGCTGCCACAAAGCACTGCTCTTACTCCCGCCACTCTGCCcatgggaaactgaggcacaacCGGCCACACAAAGCCCACACCCTGTGCCTGGTGAGGGTGAAACCCACGCCACGTGCTCTACGCTGTGATGCCCTCCGCAGGGTCCTGGTGAAGGTTTGGTCCACGGGAGCGGGAGGAGGGCTGCACCATCCATCCCATCAGACGCAGCTTGTCCTCTGACCCATTTCTAGCACAACGCACAGCCTCCGATGCTCCCGAAAGGTGGCCGGGAGAAGCACTGCCACCAGATCTAGGACACCTGGGTTTCTTCCTCGTGCATGATGAATGAAGACATCTCGGGGAGAGCTAAGCAAAGCACAACAGAGAGCAGCCAAGCCAGAAAGCAAGCATCGTCTTTGTGTTGGCCGTGTCCTTGTGGCATTTTAACCTACTTTCATGCTCATGAAAGCATCGTTCCAGCCTTGCAGCCCTGAATCCCTACCCATTGAGGATCCGTCCCACGGCCCCACAGCATGGGATGGGGCGTGGGTTTGCATCCGTCCCGTctggaggtgctgagccccccgAGGTGCTGCCCCACCGGCTGCAGGATTCCCCTCCACGGGGCTCGGGAGCAGCTGACAGCCCGTGGGCGTTGAGCAAGTGAGCAGAACGGGAAAAAATGCCTGTAAAACCCTGCGATGCCGTAATTCCCCGAGCTGCAGCTTGCTAGTGCTGGGGAGAGTGTCACGGTGAGGGTGAGGGCATGCTTGGGCTAACAGCCAGCGGCGGGGATGGGAAGGCGGTGAGTCACGTCTCGGCCCCGCCACAGCCCAAGATGCTGAAGAAGTTGAGCTCACAGATGCTGAAGATGTTGAGCTCACTGCCGCTCAAACCCAGCCCTTCCCCTCGGCCAGCAGCTCGGCTCCCCCGCTGCCCCCAAATCCGGCTGGCTGCGGTGACACCAACCCCACCATCAGCCCCAGGAGCCGCCGTGCGTATAGCACAAGCcgcatttctgtttctgaaagcaaatttttGGGTCCTCGTGGGTAGCAGTAAGGAAAATGAGTGGCGGGGAGCATCTCTTCCAGCGAAGAGAGGTGGGTTTGTCAatgggactgggccaagactgCCGTGATGGGACACACGGGGCTGGGCACTTTGGGGTCTGGAACCCCTGCGAGGGCAGTGGTGCCTGAGGGTCAGGCttggtccctctctgcccctccaTCCACCGCCTCTGCACCCCCCAAGGGAACATGCCCATCCCCATGGCCTTGGGGCACAGATGCGGACCCGCGGTGCTGAGCCCAAGGGAGAGAGGACCAGGATTTTGCTCTGCTTGTGAgcaggttgggggggggggggcaagacCCTACAGAGGGGCAGCCTGGACCCCTAGAACcagggggcactgggaggaCTGGACTGAGTCATCTGGGACCAGGAAAccccagcagagctcctggAGAGGCggagagggagggatggaggatggagggagggatggagagaggagggagggagggagggagggagggacggagggatggagggacggacggacggacggaggATTGGAaagagggatggagggaggcaggaaTCGATCCCACTAACAAAATCAATTATTTATCATGTTTCTCACGGAGGGGCAGGGCCAGGAGAAGAGACCCCCACGTCGCGGGGGAGCTGCCCACCTGCAGGTTTAACGCTCTCCCCATCCACTCGACCGGCTGCAGGAGGGAACTGCCCGCCatgggaggggctgggggggctggcagcccctTGGGGGGCTGCCGGGCTGGGAGAATCCTTCCCGGCCCCCCAGCACCGGAGCCCGTGCAGAAACGGTCCCCGAAGGGCCGAGGTGCCCCCGCTCCGTGCCGTGTCCCTacggggggggctgaggggtggGCCCCGACGGCAAAGGGGGGAGCCGGGGGTGGGGGTCCGCATCCCGGCTGCCTCCGTGTGCGGGGGGAGGCTCGGCTCGGCTCGCTGCTCGGCGGGGAGGGCGTTTCTCCGCGTTTCTTTGCGGGATTTTCGGGGGGTGCCGCTCGCCGCCCCCGGGGaaggggctctgggggctggCGAGGCGGCGGTGGGTGGGTGGTGGGATGGGAAAGGGGTGGCGAGGAGGGAGGGGGCGGCCGTGCGGAGGGGGAGGCTGGCAGAAATGCTaattcctccctcctctctcgGCTCCGCAGCCCCAgtgcccgcccggccccgctccggtGCGCAGCTCAAGCCCGGCGAGGTGCAGGGGTGCGGGCGTTGTGTGTCCCACCCCCCCCAAGATGCCCCCTGTCCCCGTCCCGTAAgccaccccccccaaaatctcCGCCGCGCCCCTCACCGCCGCCTCTGGGCGCCTCCGTGccacggggccggggctggggaggaggatgcTGAGGAGCGGCAGCCGAGGGGAGAAGCGCTGCGCCTTGCTCACCGGCACTTAGGAGCGGGTAAGGTGCGGGgtctggggcggggggggacggggagaAGCCGGCGGGGGGcctggggggtggagggggacgcggggaggagggagaattGGGAGGGGGAAAAGtagggggagagggagaagagagggagaaaagtgaagaggaggagggtgggggaaaggagagaaaaaatagaaagcaataacagaaaaggcagaaattacaaaaaaaaaaaaaaaggaaagaaaagaagaaagagagggggaaggaaatgAGGTTTGCGGGAGGAACGAGCAgaaagctgggaggagaaggagcgaggggggaggctgcgggggggcTGGGCACAGACAATGGGGCAGGGGCCAGGGCGGTGGCAGCGGGGAGCAGGGTGGGCGCCCACCGAGCCCCTGTGTCCCTCGGCAGGGCGAGATGGCCCCGGCGCTGTGgctggtggccctgctgggcaTGGCCCAGGCGTGCCCGGAGCCCTGCGCCTGTGTGGATAAGTACGCCCACCAGTTCGCCGACTGCGCCTacaaggagctgcaggtggtgcCCACCGGGCTGCCCTCCAACGTGACCACCCTCAGCCTGTCGGCCAACAAGATCAGCTCGCTGCAGCGGCGCTCCTTCGTGGAGGTGACCCAGGTGACATCCCTCTGGCTGGCGCACAACGAGATCCGCGCCATCGAGCCCGGTACCTTCGCCATCCTGGTGCAGCTGAAAAACCTCGACATCAGCCACAACCAGATCGTGGACTTCCCCTGGCAGGACCTCTACAACCTCAGCGCCCTCCAGCTGCTCAAGATGAACAATAACCACATGGCCGTGGTGCCCCGGGGGGCTTTCCACACCCTCAAGGACCTCCGCTCCCTGCGCATCAACAACAACAAGTTCAGCGCCCTCGCCGAGGGCATCTTCGACTCGCTCAGCTCCCTCTCCCACCTGCAGATCTATAACAACCCCTTCGactgctcctgcaggctccAGTGGCTGAAGAAGTGGATGGACAGCACGCTCATCTCCATCCCGGAGAAGGACTCCATCACTTGCAACCTCCCGGAGCAGCTCCGAGGGATGCCGGTGGGGAAGATCCCGGACGTGCAGTGCACCCCGCCGTCCGTGCAGCTCACCTATTACCCCAACCTGGACACCACGGAGCTCTTCGACGGCTTCACCCTGACGCTGCACTGTGCCGTGACGGGCACCCCACCACCCGAAGTGAGCTGGAAGATCCGCACCTCCAGCCAGATGCTGGAGCTCAGCGGGAACCCAAAGGAGAGCGCGGGGAAGGATCTCCCCAGGCAGGACCCCGAGCGCTTCTTGGTCTTCAAGAACGGCACGTTGGTGATCCCTCACCTGAGCAAGAGGGAAGAAGGCACCTACACCTGCCTGGCTGCCAACGAGATGGGGAGCAACCAGACCTCGGTCAACGTGGCCGTGGCTGGCACCCAGAAGTACCCGCTGCAGCCCGGGAGGGACCCGGCGGGGGGCAAAGCACAGCTGGGTGACAAGAAGCCAGGGGCCAAGGGAGCAAAGAACAGTGTGCTTACACCAGACGAGAGGAGCAAACCCCTCAGCCCCACCCGGCAGAGCCAACCGTCCTTGGCGGCTGGAATGGAGCCCACAGGAGATGGGCAAGTCCCTTTCCAGCATCCTCCCTTTGAGAAGAAGTGTGGCTCCATGCAGACCAGCAGATACATTTCCAACCATGCTTTCAACCAGAGCGGCGACTTCAAGCAGCACACTTTCGACCTGGGCGTCATCGCCTTGGACGTGTCGGAGCGTGATGCCCGGGTGCAGCTGACACCCACCTACCTGCAGCCTGAGAAGGTCCACCTCAGGATGCTCTACCTGTGCCAGGAGAGGAGCCAGGGCCACGCCTTGGTGCAGTGGTCCAAGATTGAGGAAGGGGTGAACTCGTACTGGTTCCAGGGCTTGAACCCCGGCACCAACTACTCCGTGTGCCTCACCTACCTGGGCGAGGACTGCCAAGTCCAAGTGGTCTTCACCACCAAGAAGGAGATCCCCTCGCTCATCATCATCGTGGTCGTGAGCATCTTCTTGCTGGTGCTGGCCACCCTACCGCTCATGGGGGCCACCTGGTGCCACCTGCTCTCCAAGTACCACGGGAAGACCTACAAGCTGATCATGAAAGCCCAGAACCCGGACCAGATGGAGAAGCACATGGCTGCCGACTTCGACCCCCGCGCCTCCTACCTGGAGTCCGAGAAGAACTACAACCCCAGCGAGGTGGGCGAAGGCGAcgcagaggaggaggatgaagaggaggacGATGATGATGAAGGAGGCAGGcggagaaggaggagagaggctGAAGGGGCCGTGGAGCTGGAGCGGGAGGAGAGCGTGGCCGCCAGCTCCATGGCGGAGTCGCAATCCAAAGTCAATGGCGAGGAGTTCGAGGTGCGCTCCGAGTACAGCGACAAGCTGCCGCTGGGCGCCGAGGCCGTCACCATCTCCCAGGAGATCAATGGGAATTACCGGCAGCGCCCCCGCTGAGTTCCCCCGatccccccccccgggtccccatcgtccccagcctccccctccccagcccctcccggccccgctgcttCTCCTCCGAGGAAGAAGcgaggagagaggggaaaaccctgggtgctggtggcgtgtccttcctcctcctctttctcctccgCCGGGTGGTGGctccctggggcaggggctcGGTTCCGGGGGCTCCGGCCGCGGGCAGGACGCCGCTCCCCCGATTTCGTTTGGCTGCAGCTCGGCACTCCCCGCCGCCGCAGCGCAACGATTCCTCGGCCCCCTCCCGCCTCTGCCTCCCCCCATCCCCTTATTTTGTGTCCCCTCGAAGGAAAAGAACGAAAAACAAGcgaacaagggaaaaaaaaaaaaaaaaaaaaaaaaaaaaaaaacggctGAAAGCAAACGCCCGATAACC is part of the Cygnus atratus isolate AKBS03 ecotype Queensland, Australia chromosome 11, CAtr_DNAZoo_HiC_assembly, whole genome shotgun sequence genome and encodes:
- the ISLR2 gene encoding immunoglobulin superfamily containing leucine-rich repeat protein 2, which produces MAPALWLVALLGMAQACPEPCACVDKYAHQFADCAYKELQVVPTGLPSNVTTLSLSANKISSLQRRSFVEVTQVTSLWLAHNEIRAIEPGTFAILVQLKNLDISHNQIVDFPWQDLYNLSALQLLKMNNNHMAVVPRGAFHTLKDLRSLRINNNKFSALAEGIFDSLSSLSHLQIYNNPFDCSCRLQWLKKWMDSTLISIPEKDSITCNLPEQLRGMPVGKIPDVQCTPPSVQLTYYPNLDTTELFDGFTLTLHCAVTGTPPPEVSWKIRTSSQMLELSGNPKESAGKDLPRQDPERFLVFKNGTLVIPHLSKREEGTYTCLAANEMGSNQTSVNVAVAGTQKYPLQPGRDPAGGKAQLGDKKPGAKGAKNSVLTPDERSKPLSPTRQSQPSLAAGMEPTGDGQVPFQHPPFEKKCGSMQTSRYISNHAFNQSGDFKQHTFDLGVIALDVSERDARVQLTPTYLQPEKVHLRMLYLCQERSQGHALVQWSKIEEGVNSYWFQGLNPGTNYSVCLTYLGEDCQVQVVFTTKKEIPSLIIIVVVSIFLLVLATLPLMGATWCHLLSKYHGKTYKLIMKAQNPDQMEKHMAADFDPRASYLESEKNYNPSEVGEGDAEEEDEEEDDDDEGGRRRRRREAEGAVELEREESVAASSMAESQSKVNGEEFEVRSEYSDKLPLGAEAVTISQEINGNYRQRPR